In Sphingomonas sp. Leaf357, a single genomic region encodes these proteins:
- a CDS encoding UvrB/UvrC motif-containing protein: MAVTIEDLRLQMEAAAEAQDFALAASLRDRISILRGQSADADMNTIDPSGLTRQQPGSMGIGTSRQRVTPPPGWKPPPKPDLMTKGTSRSKAPRKN; this comes from the coding sequence ATGGCCGTGACGATCGAAGACTTGCGCCTTCAGATGGAGGCCGCCGCCGAGGCGCAGGATTTCGCGCTGGCCGCGTCTCTACGCGACCGCATCAGCATATTGCGTGGTCAATCCGCCGACGCCGACATGAATACGATCGACCCCAGCGGCCTTACCCGTCAGCAGCCCGGCAGCATGGGAATCGGCACCAGCCGCCAGCGCGTGACTCCGCCGCCGGGATGGAAACCGCCGCCCAAGCCGGACCTGATGACCAAAGGCACGTCCAGATCGAAGGCCCCGCGCAAGAACTAA
- a CDS encoding ROK family protein gives MTAPLIAGPLIAGVELGGTKCNCILATGPDDIREEIRIPTTTPEETLSAIEAVLDRWTGYEALGIASFGPVSIDPQAANYGFITATTKAGWTNTDVARRLAARAGVPTGFNSDVAGAALGEGKWGAAQGLADHAYITVGTGVGVGLVMHGEPTSGMTHPELGHVRTSRLPGDAWPGICTFHGDCVEGMASGPAIQARTGTRAPDLALDHPAWDNVTHTLAQLLHTLVLTGIPRRIVLGGGVMTGMPHLLPMIRTRLVESLGGYGATGDIQPVDAFVVAAALGNNAGPLGAIVLGQRALL, from the coding sequence ATGACCGCCCCCCTGATTGCTGGTCCCCTTATCGCTGGCGTCGAACTCGGCGGCACCAAGTGCAATTGCATCCTGGCGACCGGGCCGGACGATATCCGCGAGGAAATCCGCATCCCGACGACCACGCCGGAGGAAACCCTCTCGGCGATCGAGGCGGTGCTGGATCGCTGGACCGGCTACGAGGCGCTCGGCATCGCCAGTTTCGGGCCGGTCTCGATCGACCCGCAGGCGGCCAATTACGGCTTCATAACCGCGACGACCAAGGCCGGCTGGACGAACACCGACGTCGCCCGGCGGCTGGCGGCACGGGCCGGCGTGCCGACCGGGTTCAACAGCGACGTGGCCGGCGCGGCGCTCGGCGAGGGAAAGTGGGGCGCGGCGCAGGGGCTGGCCGATCACGCCTACATCACCGTCGGCACGGGCGTCGGAGTCGGCCTCGTCATGCATGGCGAACCGACCAGCGGCATGACTCATCCCGAACTCGGCCATGTCCGCACCTCGCGGCTGCCGGGCGACGCGTGGCCCGGCATCTGCACCTTTCACGGCGATTGCGTGGAGGGCATGGCGTCCGGCCCGGCGATTCAGGCCCGCACCGGCACCCGCGCGCCGGATCTGGCGCTGGATCATCCCGCCTGGGACAATGTCACACACACGCTCGCGCAATTGCTCCACACGCTGGTGCTGACCGGTATTCCGCGTCGCATCGTCCTGGGCGGCGGCGTGATGACCGGCATGCCGCATCTGTTGCCGATGATCCGCACGCGGCTGGTGGAGAGCCTGGGCGGCTATGGCGCGACCGGGGATATCCAGCCGGTCGATGCCTTCGTCGTGGCGGCGGCACTCGGCAACAATGCCGGTCCGCTCGGCGCGATCGTCCTGGGGCAGCGCGCACTTCTTTAG
- the pnuC gene encoding nicotinamide riboside transporter PnuC produces MSLVEILASLLIVVNVVLVARRSVWNYAFAIAGVAIYGWIFFEAKLYSDMLLQGFFLIVNLYGWRHWARGIAEAGEVRVGRLTVAARMLWLAAILVATFVWGGLMHRFTDASYPFVDAGVAMASVAAQILLSRQKLENWILWIAVDAVAVCLYVAKDLWPTAILYILLLAISVWGLIDWRKSERI; encoded by the coding sequence GTGTCCCTGGTCGAAATCCTCGCCTCGTTGCTGATCGTCGTGAACGTCGTGCTCGTCGCGCGGCGCAGCGTGTGGAACTATGCCTTCGCCATTGCCGGGGTCGCGATCTACGGCTGGATCTTCTTCGAGGCGAAACTGTACAGCGACATGCTGCTGCAGGGATTCTTCCTGATCGTGAATCTGTACGGCTGGCGACATTGGGCGCGCGGCATTGCCGAGGCGGGCGAGGTGCGGGTCGGGCGGCTGACCGTAGCGGCGCGAATGCTTTGGCTTGCCGCGATCCTCGTGGCCACGTTCGTCTGGGGAGGCCTGATGCACCGCTTCACGGACGCCTCCTATCCGTTCGTCGATGCCGGCGTGGCGATGGCCAGCGTGGCCGCGCAGATCCTGCTTTCGCGCCAGAAGCTCGAAAACTGGATTTTGTGGATCGCGGTCGATGCCGTCGCGGTCTGTCTGTATGTCGCCAAGGATCTGTGGCCGACGGCGATCCTCTACATCCTGTTGCTGGCGATCTCGGTCTGGGGCTTGATCGACTGGCGCAAATCGGAACGCATATGA
- the dinB gene encoding DNA polymerase IV has translation MSCEDTPQRKVIHIDMDAFFASVEQRDDPSLRGKPVAVGGSKARGVVAAASYEARTFGVKSAMPSVTAIRRCPDLVFVSPRFDVYREVSQQIRAIFADYTGLIEPLSLDEAYLDVTEDVRGLGSARAIAEEIRARIKAETRLTASAGVSYNKFIAKLASDQNKPDGICVIPPSKGAAFVASLPVRRFHGVGPVTAAKMERLGIVTGADLRAQPIEMLRANFRSSADYLFAAARGEDHRPVRVHRQTKSVGAERTFDQDFTERADLIAALERVAEAAWVRIDRSGAQGRTVTLKLRFTGFHTITRARSFSAPVADQAAFLAAGVMLLDAQLPVPNGVRLLGLTLSGILEDEAEAEQALLLL, from the coding sequence ATGTCCTGCGAAGACACACCCCAGCGCAAGGTGATCCATATCGACATGGATGCCTTTTTCGCGAGCGTCGAACAGCGCGACGATCCCAGCTTGCGCGGCAAACCGGTCGCGGTCGGCGGATCGAAGGCGCGCGGCGTGGTGGCGGCGGCGAGTTACGAGGCGCGCACCTTCGGGGTGAAATCGGCGATGCCCTCGGTCACCGCGATCCGGCGCTGCCCCGATCTGGTGTTCGTGTCGCCGCGCTTCGATGTCTATCGCGAAGTGAGCCAGCAGATCCGGGCGATCTTCGCGGATTATACCGGCCTGATCGAACCGCTGTCGCTGGACGAAGCGTATCTCGACGTCACCGAGGATGTTCGCGGGCTCGGTTCGGCGCGGGCGATCGCGGAGGAGATCCGCGCGCGGATCAAGGCCGAGACCAGGCTCACCGCATCCGCGGGCGTGTCCTACAACAAGTTCATCGCCAAGCTGGCGTCGGACCAGAACAAGCCGGACGGCATTTGCGTCATCCCACCCTCCAAGGGCGCGGCGTTCGTCGCGAGCCTGCCGGTGCGACGCTTCCACGGCGTCGGCCCGGTGACGGCGGCGAAGATGGAGCGACTTGGCATCGTGACCGGGGCGGATTTGCGCGCACAGCCGATCGAGATGCTGCGCGCGAACTTCCGCAGCAGCGCGGACTATCTGTTCGCCGCCGCGCGCGGTGAGGATCATCGCCCGGTGCGGGTGCACCGGCAGACCAAGTCGGTCGGCGCGGAACGCACGTTCGACCAGGACTTCACCGAACGCGCCGACCTGATCGCCGCGCTGGAGCGCGTGGCGGAGGCGGCGTGGGTGCGGATCGACCGCAGCGGGGCGCAGGGCCGCACGGTCACGCTGAAGCTGCGCTTCACGGGCTTCCACACGATCACGCGGGCGCGCTCGTTTTCCGCGCCGGTGGCGGACCAGGCGGCGTTCCTCGCGGCGGGCGTCATGCTGCTGGACGCCCAGCTGCCGGTGCCGAACGGCGTGCGCCTGCTTGGGCTGACGCTATCGGGAATATTGGAGGACGAGGCGGAAGCGGAACAGGCGTTGCTGCTGCTTTGA
- a CDS encoding nucleotide sugar dehydrogenase translates to MAADTNVVVVGLGYVGLPLAVALAKSFTTWGLDVDTGRIAELQDGHDRTGEIDDDRLAASSLQLTTDPAACPEADFYIVTVPTPVDANNTPDLSIVMAATRTVGGMLKAGRRPIVVYESTVYPGVTEDMCGPELERVSGLVCGEDFFLGYSPERINPGDREHTVDRIIKVVSGQTHEILDQVAELYGRVTTGGVFRAASIKAAEAAKVIENAQRDINIAFVNEITQIFAKMNLSVYDVLAAAGTKWNFLKFEPGMVGGHCIGVDPYYLAHRATELGCDPRIILAGRDTNDGMADWVAGQVHDWNGGKVAKVLVLGLAFKQDVPDLRNSKVADLVAAFEARGHAVEVHDPLVSAPEALHEYAIPLVDAPSGPYDLVVLAVPHQALLADFGRFAALVAPGGGIVDLKNALAGSAQVPHDMRLWTL, encoded by the coding sequence ATGGCCGCAGATACGAATGTCGTGGTGGTCGGGCTGGGTTATGTCGGCTTGCCGCTGGCCGTGGCGCTGGCGAAATCCTTCACGACCTGGGGACTGGACGTCGACACCGGGCGCATCGCCGAATTGCAGGACGGGCACGATCGCACGGGAGAGATCGATGACGATCGCCTTGCCGCCTCCAGCCTGCAATTGACGACCGACCCCGCCGCCTGTCCGGAGGCCGATTTCTATATCGTCACCGTGCCGACGCCGGTCGACGCCAACAACACGCCCGATCTGTCGATCGTGATGGCCGCGACGCGCACCGTGGGCGGGATGCTGAAGGCCGGGCGGCGGCCGATCGTCGTCTATGAAAGCACCGTCTATCCCGGCGTGACCGAGGATATGTGCGGGCCGGAACTGGAACGCGTCAGCGGACTGGTGTGCGGCGAGGACTTCTTTCTCGGGTATTCGCCGGAGCGGATCAATCCGGGCGACCGCGAACATACCGTCGATCGCATCATCAAGGTGGTATCCGGGCAGACGCACGAAATCCTCGATCAGGTCGCCGAACTCTACGGGCGCGTGACGACCGGCGGCGTGTTCCGCGCGGCCTCGATCAAGGCGGCGGAAGCGGCGAAGGTGATCGAGAATGCGCAGCGCGACATCAACATCGCCTTCGTCAACGAGATCACGCAGATCTTCGCGAAGATGAATCTGTCGGTCTACGACGTACTGGCCGCGGCGGGGACGAAGTGGAACTTCCTGAAGTTCGAACCCGGCATGGTCGGCGGCCACTGCATCGGCGTCGATCCCTATTACCTCGCGCACCGGGCGACCGAGCTGGGCTGCGATCCGCGCATCATCCTGGCCGGGCGCGACACCAATGACGGGATGGCCGATTGGGTCGCCGGGCAGGTGCACGACTGGAACGGCGGCAAGGTCGCGAAGGTGCTCGTCCTTGGGCTGGCCTTCAAACAGGACGTGCCCGATCTGCGCAATTCGAAGGTCGCCGATCTGGTCGCCGCGTTCGAGGCACGGGGCCATGCCGTCGAAGTCCACGATCCGCTCGTCTCCGCGCCCGAAGCGCTGCACGAATATGCCATCCCGCTGGTCGATGCGCCGTCGGGGCCATATGATCTCGTCGTGCTGGCGGTGCCGCATCAGGCACTTCTGGCCGATTTCGGGCGCTTCGCCGCACTCGTCGCGCCGGGTGGCGGGATCGTCGACCTGAAGAACGCGCTCGCCGGATCGGCCCAGGTGCCGCACGACATGCGGCTATGGACGCTGTAA
- a CDS encoding FAD-dependent oxidoreductase — protein MRHIAIIGSGPAGYYTAEACQKTFGDDVRVDIIDRMPVPFGLIRSGVAPDHQAIKGVSRRYEAVALTDNVRFVGHVSVGQDISIAELGELYDAVVLATGAPADRPLGVPGDDLPGVIGSAAFVGWYNGHPDFAGLAPPLDGPGAVVVGHGNVALDVARILAKTGAEFDGSDIVSHALQGLGRHRIDTVTLLGRRGPHQIAMTPKELGELGDLTRATAVVDTADLPPLAEDATLDPGQRKAVAHLRAFAAHPGDKPIRVVFDFFAMPVAVEGDGKVERVIVERTALDKDGHAHGTGETYAIPAGLVVSCIGYRTPPIPGVPYDEALGRFANVDGRIAPGLYAVGWARRGPTGTIGTNRPDGFRIAEQIAADLPGDSGKQGRPALDALLAARKVDVVTFRDWQRIEAAEIAAARDGAPREKFVGVEEMMAARDGV, from the coding sequence ATGCGCCATATCGCGATCATCGGCTCCGGCCCGGCAGGCTATTACACCGCCGAGGCATGTCAGAAGACCTTCGGCGACGACGTACGGGTCGACATCATCGATCGGATGCCAGTGCCGTTCGGGCTGATCCGCAGCGGCGTCGCGCCGGATCATCAGGCGATCAAGGGCGTCTCGCGACGCTACGAAGCCGTGGCGCTGACCGACAATGTCCGTTTCGTCGGCCATGTCTCGGTCGGGCAGGACATCAGCATCGCCGAACTGGGCGAACTCTACGACGCGGTCGTGCTGGCGACCGGCGCCCCGGCCGACCGACCGCTGGGCGTACCGGGCGACGACCTGCCGGGCGTGATCGGATCGGCGGCGTTCGTCGGCTGGTACAACGGGCATCCCGATTTCGCCGGACTGGCCCCGCCGCTCGACGGCCCCGGCGCGGTGGTGGTCGGCCACGGCAACGTCGCGCTCGACGTCGCCCGGATCCTCGCCAAGACCGGGGCGGAATTCGACGGATCGGACATCGTCAGCCACGCGCTGCAGGGCCTGGGACGACATCGGATCGATACCGTCACCCTGCTCGGCCGGCGCGGACCGCATCAGATCGCGATGACGCCCAAGGAACTCGGCGAACTCGGCGACCTAACCCGCGCCACCGCGGTGGTCGATACGGCCGACCTGCCCCCGCTCGCCGAGGATGCGACGCTCGATCCGGGCCAGCGCAAGGCGGTCGCCCATCTGCGCGCCTTCGCCGCGCACCCCGGCGACAAGCCGATCCGGGTCGTGTTCGATTTTTTCGCCATGCCGGTCGCGGTCGAAGGCGACGGCAAGGTCGAGCGCGTGATCGTGGAACGCACCGCGCTCGACAAGGACGGCCACGCGCACGGCACCGGGGAGACCTACGCGATCCCCGCCGGGCTGGTGGTGAGCTGCATCGGCTATCGTACGCCCCCGATCCCCGGCGTGCCGTACGACGAGGCGCTGGGGCGATTCGCGAACGTGGACGGCCGTATTGCGCCGGGCCTGTACGCGGTCGGCTGGGCCCGGCGCGGGCCGACGGGCACGATCGGCACTAACCGCCCGGACGGTTTCCGTATCGCCGAACAGATCGCCGCCGACCTGCCCGGAGACAGCGGCAAGCAGGGCCGCCCGGCGCTCGACGCGCTGCTGGCGGCGCGCAAGGTGGACGTCGTCACCTTCCGCGACTGGCAGAGAATCGAGGCGGCCGAAATCGCCGCCGCGCGCGACGGCGCGCCGCGCGAGAAATTCGTCGGCGTGGAGGAGATGATGGCGGCGCGAGACGGGGTGTGA
- a CDS encoding AAA family ATPase codes for MTRTICLHGPESTGKSTLAPRLARALGGAVVDEYGRTFAEANGLDFTMADLVRIAETHDGITRALAAGGIDPLILDTDPLMTAVWADMLFGHRDPWFDTWQGTADLYLLLDIDLPWVEDGTRMFGSVEDRQRFFDLSRAELERRGVRWALVGGQGDGRFANALAAVEAAGLG; via the coding sequence ATGACCCGCACGATCTGCCTGCACGGCCCGGAGAGCACCGGCAAATCCACCCTCGCACCGCGGTTGGCGCGGGCATTGGGGGGCGCGGTGGTCGACGAATATGGGCGCACCTTCGCCGAGGCCAATGGGCTGGATTTCACGATGGCCGATCTGGTCCGCATCGCCGAGACGCATGACGGCATCACGCGCGCGCTGGCGGCGGGCGGGATCGATCCGCTGATCCTCGATACCGATCCTTTGATGACCGCGGTGTGGGCCGACATGCTGTTCGGCCACCGCGATCCGTGGTTCGATACCTGGCAGGGTACCGCGGACCTGTACCTGCTGCTCGATATCGATCTGCCCTGGGTGGAAGACGGAACGCGGATGTTCGGATCGGTCGAGGACCGGCAACGTTTCTTCGATCTCTCCAGAGCCGAACTGGAGCGGCGCGGGGTGCGCTGGGCGCTGGTCGGCGGGCAGGGTGACGGACGGTTCGCCAATGCGCTGGCCGCGGTGGAGGCGGCAGGGCTGGGTTAG
- a CDS encoding NAD(P)/FAD-dependent oxidoreductase: MQHYDVVIVGAGHAGAQAAIALRQAKFAGTVAMIGDEPELPYERPPLSKDYLSGEKTFERLLIRPPAFWVERDVEMLLGQRVTAVDPQAHTVSVGETAIGYGHLIWAGGGSPRPMTCSGHDYAGVHGVRTRADVDRLMGELATTKRVVVIGGGYIGLEAAAVLTKLGKHVTVLEAQDRVLARVAGEQLSRFYEGEHRAHGVVVRLGVMVASIEGEGDKVTGVRLSDDEVVPADMVIVGIGIIPEVAALIAAGAEGGNGVNVDRHCRTSLRDVFAVGDCAMHANDFADGAPIRLESVQNANDQATCVAKFITAGDAEAQPYHAVPWFWSNQYDLKLQTVGLSIGYDSTVLRGDPAARSFSLIYLRGGKVIALDCVNATRDYVQGRALVLAGSSPDPARLADPEQVLKELA; this comes from the coding sequence ATGCAGCATTACGATGTGGTGATCGTCGGCGCGGGCCATGCCGGCGCGCAGGCTGCGATCGCGTTGCGTCAGGCCAAGTTCGCCGGAACGGTCGCGATGATCGGCGACGAGCCGGAACTGCCCTATGAACGCCCGCCGCTGTCGAAGGACTATCTGTCGGGCGAAAAGACTTTCGAACGCCTGCTGATCCGCCCGCCGGCCTTCTGGGTCGAGCGCGATGTCGAGATGCTGCTCGGGCAGCGGGTGACGGCGGTCGATCCGCAGGCGCACACCGTGTCGGTCGGCGAAACCGCGATCGGCTATGGCCATCTGATTTGGGCCGGCGGCGGATCCCCGCGCCCGATGACCTGTTCGGGCCATGATTACGCCGGTGTCCACGGCGTGCGCACGCGCGCCGATGTGGACAGATTGATGGGCGAACTGGCCACCACCAAGCGTGTCGTCGTGATCGGCGGTGGCTATATCGGGCTGGAAGCGGCGGCAGTGCTGACCAAGCTGGGCAAGCACGTCACCGTGCTGGAGGCGCAGGACCGCGTTCTCGCGCGCGTCGCCGGGGAGCAGTTGTCTCGCTTCTACGAGGGCGAACATCGTGCGCACGGCGTCGTGGTGCGGCTCGGCGTGATGGTCGCGAGCATCGAGGGTGAGGGCGATAAGGTCACCGGTGTGCGACTGTCCGACGACGAGGTCGTGCCCGCCGATATGGTCATCGTCGGCATCGGCATCATCCCCGAAGTCGCCGCGCTGATCGCCGCCGGTGCCGAAGGCGGCAATGGCGTCAACGTCGATCGCCATTGCCGCACCAGCCTGCGGGACGTGTTCGCGGTCGGCGATTGCGCGATGCATGCCAACGACTTTGCCGATGGCGCGCCGATCCGGCTCGAATCGGTTCAGAACGCCAACGATCAGGCCACCTGCGTCGCCAAGTTCATCACCGCTGGTGATGCCGAAGCTCAGCCGTATCACGCGGTGCCGTGGTTCTGGTCCAATCAATACGATCTGAAACTGCAGACCGTCGGCCTGTCGATCGGCTATGATTCGACCGTGCTGCGCGGCGATCCCGCAGCGCGCAGTTTCTCGCTGATCTATCTGCGCGGCGGCAAGGTCATCGCGCTCGATTGCGTCAACGCGACGCGGGATTACGTGCAGGGCCGGGCGCTGGTGCTGGCCGGATCGTCGCCCGATCCCGCGCGACTCGCCGATCCCGAACAGGTGCTCAAGGAACTCGCATGA
- a CDS encoding CsgG/HfaB family protein yields MFKIKSLTTSAVILAMLPQGVSAQRLAKPSGTQKLQQATMNDVPKCARKHGTISIVDGDDPRGWTQYSLAAPSKLLKVMVQRSGCFNLVDRGSGLQAAQLERDIGGNLGLQRRSNVGQGQIKAADYVLQAEVQAANGNASGSGIGAGIGGVLGGPIGGILGGIRSKKMEANVVLSITNVRTTETLATEDGYAAKNSLSFGGGGGMFGGGVAGGVVGGGYDNTDIGRIVTLAFIQSYAKLVNSLGYVNPGDTGTAEAAPAKTFTAQGPVAMRTAAATTGKVMRTLPAGSILYPTGQKAGLWWEVADENDNVGWVLNTKLAPSQ; encoded by the coding sequence ATGTTCAAGATCAAGTCTTTGACGACGAGCGCGGTGATTCTCGCGATGTTGCCGCAGGGTGTTTCGGCGCAGCGACTCGCCAAGCCGTCCGGTACGCAGAAGTTGCAGCAGGCGACGATGAACGACGTGCCGAAATGTGCGCGCAAGCATGGCACGATCTCGATCGTCGATGGCGACGATCCCCGCGGCTGGACGCAATATAGCCTCGCCGCGCCGTCGAAACTGCTCAAGGTGATGGTGCAGCGTTCGGGTTGCTTCAACCTCGTCGATCGCGGCAGCGGCCTACAGGCCGCGCAACTGGAGCGCGACATCGGCGGCAATCTCGGGCTGCAACGCCGGTCGAACGTGGGCCAGGGCCAGATCAAGGCGGCCGATTACGTGCTGCAGGCCGAAGTGCAGGCGGCGAACGGCAATGCCAGCGGCAGCGGAATCGGTGCCGGCATCGGCGGCGTGCTGGGCGGGCCGATCGGCGGGATCCTGGGCGGCATCCGCAGCAAGAAGATGGAAGCGAACGTGGTGCTGTCGATCACCAACGTGCGCACGACCGAGACCTTGGCGACCGAAGACGGGTATGCCGCAAAGAACAGCCTGAGCTTCGGCGGTGGCGGCGGCATGTTCGGCGGCGGCGTCGCGGGCGGCGTGGTCGGCGGCGGTTACGACAACACCGATATCGGCCGCATCGTGACGCTGGCGTTCATTCAATCCTACGCCAAGCTGGTCAACAGCCTGGGTTACGTCAATCCGGGCGACACCGGCACGGCGGAGGCGGCTCCGGCCAAGACCTTCACCGCGCAGGGCCCGGTAGCGATGCGCACCGCCGCGGCCACGACCGGCAAGGTCATGCGCACGCTGCCCGCCGGATCGATCCTGTATCCGACCGGGCAGAAAGCTGGCCTGTGGTGGGAGGTCGCCGACGAAAACGACAATGTCGGCTGGGTGCTGAACACGAAGCTCGCCCCGTCACAATAA
- the fghA gene encoding S-formylglutathione hydrolase yields the protein MKAVSDPQIAFGGMQGVYRHASEATGTDMTFSVYVPPHAECARLPVLWYLSGLTCTHVNVTDKGEYRSACAEAGVIFVAPDTSPRGDDVPDDKEYDFGQGAGFYVDATEAPWSANFNMRRYIEDELPALIAAEFPMADMNRQGITGHSMGGHGALTIALRNPERFRSVSAFAPIVSPLNCPWGEKALGGYLGPDRHAWRAYDACALIEDGARVPQLLVDQGDADQFLTDQLKPELLRAACDAAGIDLTLRMQPGYDHSYYFISTFMADHVKWHAERLKGG from the coding sequence ATGAAGGCGGTCTCCGATCCACAGATCGCGTTCGGCGGCATGCAGGGCGTATATCGCCACGCATCCGAGGCCACCGGCACGGACATGACCTTCTCGGTCTATGTCCCGCCGCATGCCGAATGCGCTCGTCTGCCGGTACTGTGGTATCTCTCGGGCCTGACCTGCACGCATGTCAACGTTACCGACAAGGGCGAGTATCGTAGCGCCTGCGCCGAGGCTGGGGTGATCTTCGTCGCGCCCGATACGTCACCGCGCGGTGACGATGTGCCGGACGACAAGGAGTACGATTTCGGCCAGGGCGCCGGCTTCTATGTCGATGCGACCGAGGCACCGTGGTCGGCGAACTTCAACATGCGGCGCTATATCGAGGACGAATTGCCGGCGTTGATCGCGGCGGAATTTCCCATGGCCGACATGAATCGCCAGGGCATCACCGGCCATTCTATGGGCGGGCACGGCGCGTTGACGATCGCGCTGCGCAATCCTGAACGCTTCAGGAGCGTTTCCGCCTTCGCGCCGATCGTCTCGCCGCTGAATTGCCCGTGGGGCGAGAAGGCGCTGGGCGGGTATCTCGGGCCGGATCGCCACGCCTGGCGTGCTTACGATGCCTGCGCGCTGATCGAGGATGGCGCGCGCGTGCCCCAACTGCTGGTCGATCAGGGCGATGCCGATCAGTTCCTGACCGACCAGCTCAAGCCGGAATTGCTGCGCGCAGCCTGCGACGCTGCCGGGATCGATCTGACGCTCAGGATGCAGCCGGGCTACGATCACAGCTATTATTTCATCTCGACGTTCATGGCGGATCACGTCAAGTGGCACGCGGAGCGGCTGAAGGGCGGATAG
- a CDS encoding redoxin domain-containing protein, giving the protein MRIAPALLAVTALSLATPALAALKVGATAPDIVTKAAKGGKMYDFSLKSALKKGPVVLYFFPAAFTSGCTAEAHEFAEAAAEFEKNGATLIGLTAGNVERIAEFSKVECRDKFPVGAATPAVISGYDVALAAKAGWTDRTSYVIAPNGKIIFTLSQMNPVGHVQGTLDAVKKYKLAKK; this is encoded by the coding sequence ATGCGTATCGCCCCTGCCCTGCTCGCCGTCACGGCCCTCTCGCTCGCCACGCCCGCGCTCGCCGCGCTGAAGGTGGGTGCCACCGCGCCCGACATCGTCACCAAGGCGGCGAAAGGCGGGAAGATGTACGATTTCTCCCTCAAATCAGCGCTAAAAAAAGGCCCGGTGGTCCTGTATTTCTTCCCCGCGGCCTTCACCTCGGGCTGCACCGCCGAAGCGCATGAGTTCGCCGAGGCGGCCGCCGAGTTCGAGAAGAACGGCGCGACGCTGATCGGGCTGACCGCCGGCAATGTCGAGCGGATCGCCGAATTCTCCAAGGTGGAATGCCGCGACAAATTTCCCGTCGGTGCGGCGACGCCGGCGGTGATCAGCGGCTATGACGTGGCGCTCGCCGCCAAGGCCGGCTGGACCGACCGGACGAGCTACGTGATCGCGCCGAACGGCAAGATCATCTTCACGCTCAGCCAGATGAACCCGGTCGGCCATGTGCAGGGCACGCTGGACGCGGTGAAGAAGTACAAGCTGGCGAAGAAGTAA
- a CDS encoding nucleotidyltransferase family protein — translation MLGVSDPDRAEARTFRYLADLCGAVATDTPIGGAVPDDPAAIPALVRRHRIATRATAALATALRPYDPAVAGWLSKRARARSVAALHRTERMAAISTMLSAAGIRHFGIKGPVLAQQIYGDIGARDSKDIDLLVDPATIARAATALETMGFAESSGHAEAGEQFANKHRTFVGHGIEVEVHTRLLDVDALLPLAFEAVWARRETVWLGTVAVPALSIVDTLLYLCAHGAQHLWFRLKWLEDIARIATLSGSADGPSVVRAAIAAARASGAEAVVTSALTLVDRVFGLKVATPIRTSRTSRAIVRLSEAALAAPADYASAPPVGWILRKLPVQFGMARNWRYRRDLLRLLLLAPRDFDATALPRGFGWLRLPLRPVMLLRDRWTRGSSSN, via the coding sequence ATGCTTGGTGTATCCGATCCCGACCGAGCCGAAGCGCGCACCTTTCGCTATCTCGCCGATCTGTGTGGCGCGGTCGCCACCGATACGCCGATCGGCGGCGCGGTGCCGGACGATCCGGCCGCGATCCCCGCGCTGGTGCGACGCCACCGCATCGCGACACGAGCGACCGCCGCGCTCGCCACGGCGTTGCGCCCGTACGATCCCGCCGTCGCTGGCTGGTTGTCAAAACGGGCCCGGGCGCGCAGCGTCGCGGCATTGCACCGCACCGAACGCATGGCGGCGATATCGACGATGCTGTCGGCGGCGGGCATCCGCCATTTCGGGATCAAGGGCCCGGTCCTGGCGCAGCAGATCTACGGCGATATCGGCGCGCGCGACAGCAAGGATATCGATCTGCTCGTTGATCCCGCGACGATCGCGCGGGCCGCGACTGCGCTCGAGACGATGGGTTTTGCCGAATCCTCCGGTCATGCCGAAGCGGGCGAGCAATTCGCCAACAAGCACCGCACCTTTGTTGGCCATGGTATCGAGGTGGAGGTGCATACGCGCCTGCTCGACGTCGACGCGCTGTTGCCGCTGGCGTTCGAAGCCGTGTGGGCGCGCCGCGAAACGGTGTGGCTCGGCACTGTCGCGGTCCCGGCGCTCTCGATCGTCGATACCCTGCTGTATCTGTGCGCGCACGGCGCGCAGCACCTCTGGTTCCGGCTCAAATGGCTCGAGGATATCGCGCGGATCGCGACGCTGTCGGGATCGGCGGACGGTCCCTCGGTCGTGCGAGCCGCGATCGCCGCCGCGCGCGCCAGCGGGGCCGAGGCGGTCGTCACCAGTGCGCTGACGCTCGTCGACCGGGTCTTCGGACTGAAGGTCGCCACGCCGATCCGGACGTCTCGCACCAGCCGCGCGATCGTGCGACTGTCCGAAGCGGCGCTCGCCGCGCCCGCCGATTATGCATCCGCGCCGCCCGTCGGCTGGATCCTGCGCAAGCTGCCCGTCCAGTTCGGCATGGCACGCAACTGGCGATATCGCCGCGATCTGCTGCGCCTGCTTCTCCTGGCCCCGCGTGACTTCGATGCGACGGCGCTGCCTCGGGGCTTCGGCTGGCTGCGCCTGCCGTTGCGACCGGTGATGCTGCTGCGCGATCGCTGGACGCGCGGATCGAGCAGCAATTGA